Proteins from a single region of Nitrospira sp. CR1.1:
- a CDS encoding AP2 domain-containing protein, producing the protein MRQISRIEDDQTHTYAWLVRVQRRNQVHHRYFSDRVYSGTRQALVAATAYRETLLQTLPGLTRQEICRIRKKKNRSGVSGVSRHEAPGRTPTSPRMAYWLAQWPIGEGRATRRKFGVKKYGEDGAYRRALQARQQALGTL; encoded by the coding sequence ATGCGTCAGATCAGCCGAATCGAGGACGACCAGACTCACACGTATGCTTGGCTCGTGCGCGTGCAACGCCGCAACCAAGTCCATCACCGTTACTTCAGCGACCGTGTGTATAGCGGGACGCGCCAGGCCCTGGTCGCTGCCACGGCGTACCGAGAGACGCTCCTGCAGACCCTGCCTGGACTGACACGGCAAGAAATCTGCCGAATCAGGAAGAAAAAGAATCGATCAGGAGTGTCAGGCGTGAGTCGGCACGAAGCCCCAGGCCGCACACCGACCAGCCCGCGCATGGCCTACTGGCTCGCGCAGTGGCCGATCGGCGAGGGACGCGCCACGAGGCGCAAGTTCGGCGTGAAAAAGTATGGAGAGGACGGCGCGTATCGTCGGGCACTTCAGGCACGGCAGCAGGCGCTAGGAACGCTCTGA
- a CDS encoding HU family DNA-binding protein, translated as MAKAMTKAGIAEYLAEKSHLTKKAATQILDDLAALAYKESKNGFKLPGLGMLVLKNRKARMGRNPQTGDAIKIPAKRVLKFRIAKAAKDAILGKK; from the coding sequence ATGGCAAAGGCGATGACGAAGGCCGGAATTGCGGAGTACCTCGCGGAGAAATCTCACCTAACAAAAAAAGCCGCCACGCAGATTCTCGATGACTTGGCCGCGCTGGCCTATAAAGAAAGTAAGAACGGGTTTAAGCTACCGGGCTTAGGCATGCTGGTTCTCAAGAATCGGAAGGCCAGAATGGGGCGCAATCCCCAGACGGGCGACGCCATCAAGATTCCTGCCAAGCGTGTCCTGAAGTTCCGAATCGCGAAAGCCGCGAAGGATGCCATTCTCGGGAAAAAATAA